AATTTCACAAGATAGAATACATAAGTCATTTACCTTGGCAATCCTAACCACATGACCCACGATGGTGACCAAACAGTATCATATTCATTCTCATTGTTTGTGCTCAGTTGCTCCTCTGCAGCTTGGCCCTGCTCTTCTATTGTTTGTACTTCCAGTGCCTTTAGTATAACAACTGGTGAAGTAGCACTAGTTTTCAGTGTGTCCACTGCTTCACTGTGACTCAGACAGGTCAGGTCAATACCATTGATGCTCAGTAGTAcatcccctgtttaaaaaaaaaatcagacttaTTTCCAGCTTCCCATTAGTCAATGTATTTTAGACTTTGGGTGCTtgcattcattttttaaaaatttgttttggCATTTTCACAAGATCACTAATTTACATGAAATCCTAATAAAAAGTTCTTGAACAAAATTCAATGCACTATTAAATTTGGAAAATGTTACTTTTACTTTTTTACTCAGGCAGAAAAATAGGTGGTTTGTTACACTGACTCCTTCTAAGAAATGCGGCGGCTGATACATTTCAGAGCAACAAAGCTGATTGTGCTATGTAAAGTTGAATTTTACACATGACCAGGGTCTCTGCATCCCCCAGCGTAAAAGGTGAGGGCCAACTCACCTGCACTTGGCTTGTTCACCACACAGTCATTTACTAACCACAAGCTATTAATTGGCTTGAGGTGGATCTTCTGCCCCATCCAGAAGGAAGTCTCACCTCTGAGAGCTGCTAGCCAATCAAATAGCTGGCAGATCTCTTCTCCTAGCAACGGCACTGGAAGTGGTAGCTTCTATTGGCCTGAAGAAGTAGTCTATGGATTGtgaacggggggcggggggagaggaggccTCTGATTGGCATAGGTTGCCCAAGAAAAGGGAACCTCTCCCCCTATTACCAAGGTCACCAGCTTTTACTGGGTAGCCTGAACACTTGGCTCTGGTCTCCCCTGCCACAGGTAAAATCCATTAATTGGTCCCCTTAAAAGGTCCTCAATTGGCCCACAGGCAAGCGGGCTAACTAATGCCTTCCCTGCCATGGGTAAAAATATATCCtggggagcataaaattctggccataatctCAGTCTTCATTGTCAAGTGATGGCGTTCACTTTCACAAAAGGCATATTTATCAGCCTATACACAGCTAGCAATAACAAATGAATGTCAATCATAAACAGTCATTCAAAAACAAGATACAGAGAAAAATAATGTTGAACATGGGGAATTGTTGAAGTATCCAAATATGCTTTAAGCATGTTAACATACGGTGTCAACCAATTTCTCCAACTCCTCTCAACTTCAAAATCTAAATGCTCTAGTTTATCTACTTGTTATCTTAAGATGCCATAAATTGAATTCATAATTAGAAAATATGATCATTTATATGAACATTTACTGCATTACATCCTCACAGTTAATTGAGTACAAATAAAAAAATTTAGTTGAATTTGTATTATTCTACATAAACTTAGTCGCTGAAGTTCTGTTTTGTGTTGATCATCTCACTCCAACTATAAACCTCTAGTTATAAAATACATGAAATACACTTTGTGTAGAAACAATACATTAACAGGCTAACAGATGTTACAGAAGATGAACGTCATAAATTTTCAAAAGCCTTGGGAAGTGAGGTTTAGTCAGCACTTTACTTTTTCACAACTACATTCAAATTCTAAGATTTTGCACAGCAGGTACAATTTGTTCCCTACTCTGATGATGAAAATATGTTACACTTTATAAATTAAGATGCTTAATGGAATCATCGAAGGAGTTCCTGTGGATTCTGACCAGTGTGTAGCCTTACCACGTTTAATCCTCCCTTCTCTGTAGAGGCAGCCGTGTGGCTGTACACTGGTGACGAAGATTGGCAATTCACCGTTTTTGCTGCCCCGTCCTCCTGCTACAGTCATTCCTAAAGATTCATGAGGATTTTTCTTTACATTGATCTGCTTTTCTTGACAAGTAACACATTGGGATAGGTCCTGAGGAAATAGGGAAAACTCTTGTTTTCATTCAATGTCTTCAAAATTAATGTGAAAACTGGGAGTCTTCATGAATATATTTTCATGGATTATCAATTATTTCTATTGTAGCTTATTTCATGATCTTTTCATTTATTTACCTTCAAAGATGATCATTCAAAAATGACATCTGATATGACTGTGACAATGACATTCAATATGACTGTGACAATGCCTAAtggcagcctttgacatggttgatcaCACTATCCTCTTCCAGTGCCGATCCTTTGTCATTGAGCCACGTGGGACTTTCCTCTCCTGGTCCCATTCCAATCTATTCAATTGTAGCTAGAGAATGACAGGCAATGGCATCTCTTTCCTCTCATGCACTGTTAAGTCCGAGGTTCCCCAAGGATCTATTCTTGTTGACCTACTATTTCTCATCTTTCCGTTGCTCCTTGGCAGCGACTTTATCCAAAAACATTACAGCTTCACAAATACACTGACAACACCTAGCTCTAACTCACTACTACCTCTCTTGAACCTGTCACAGCCTCTGATTTGTGTCAGACTGCTTAAgtaacatccagtactggatgcgcAGAAATTACCTCCACTTAAACATTGGAAAGACTGAAGGCATCGTCTTCATTCTCCATTACAAAATCCAATCCCTAACCGCTAATCCATTCATCTCCATGGCCAATGACTGAGGCTGGAATAGACTTTCAATAACTCAGTGTCCTATTAAATCCTGAGATAAGGTCTCGAGCCTTTATTACGTCCATCACTAAGACTGACTATTTCCACATCCATCTCTATCCCTGCCTCAGCTGATCTGCTGCTGAAAACCTCATTCAATACTTTATTACCTCTtgatttgactattccaaagcTTTCATGGCCAGTCTCCCAGCTTGCTTACTCGGCATTCAtccaggacggcacagtggttagcattgctgccttccataaccagggacccggattcaatttccagtttgggtcactgtctgtgcggaatctgcacgttctgcccatgggtttcctctgaatgcttcagtttcctcccacagtccgaaagacgtgctggttaggtgcattggccatgctacattctccgtcagtgtacccgaacagccaccggagtgtggcgtctagtggattttcacagtaacttcattgcagtgttaatgtaagcctacttgtgacaataataaataaactttaaacttaacaaaACTCCGCAGCTTGTATCCTAACTCGCAGCaaattccattcactctgtgtgcTTGTGCGCTCGCTGACCTACACCTGCTCCTGGTCCAGCAATGTTAATTTTGAAAATGATCATTCTTGCTTTTAATTCCCTACATGGCCTTAtacaaattagaacatagaacatagaacagtacagcacagaacaggcccttcggcccacaatgttgtgccgagctttatctgaaaccaagatcaagctatcccactccctatcatcctggtgtgctccatgtgcctatccaataaccgcttaaatgttcctaaagtgtctgactccactatcactgcaggcagtccattccacaccccaaccactctctgcataaagaacctacctctgatatccttcctgtatctcccaccacgaaccctatagttatgcccccttgtaatagctccatccacccgaggaaacagtctttgaatgttcactcaatCTATCAATTTTCACTGCACTATCAATGGTTGCTGTATCTTCAGTTGCCTCAACCTGAACTTTGGGATTCCTTTTCTAAAGCTCTCTGCCTCCTTTTCCCATTCTTTAAAATGCTTctcaaaatctacctctttgactcaGCTTTTGCAAGTGAACACCTGTTCCAGTATCTCCTCAcatggttcagtgtcaaattttatttgacaaCAGacttgaagtgccttgggacatttttcaTTGTTAAAGGTGCTCTACCAACGAACGGTCTGATTGTTATTAATTGATTTCCCTTCCTATATGGATTTAAGTAGGTAGCTTTTGCCGACCTCTCCTTCCTGTCAAGATTGGAAACACTCTGCCCAGAGAATCATAGGCATCGTCATTCTTAGCAAACTTAAGAGTCCAAGATCGATAGGTCACCACAGGTGCATACTACTTAACTTATATGTGATTAATGAAATGTATCACATTGGAAACTGCAAAATGATTCCTAATGGACAAGTATTATCTTGCTGATTATAAATCTGAAGTAAATAGCTTTAAATTGAATATTTAATATCaagtgattccagagttgagagggttggcttatgaggagagactgaatagactgggactattctcattggaattcagaagaatgaggggggatcttataggaacatataagattatgaagggaatagataagatagaagcagggaggttgtttccactggcaggtgaaaccagaactgggggaatagcctcaaaataagggggagcagatttaggactgagttgaggaagaactttttcacccaaagggttgtgaattgtggaattccctgcccagtgaagcagttgatgccacctctttgaatgtttttaaggcaaagatagatcgatttttgaacagtaaaagaattaagggttttggtgagcaggcaggaaagtggagcttaaaaatccatgaaaagatcagccatgatcttattgaatggtcgagcaggctcaaggagccagatggcctacctttgctcctagttcttatgttctttgttcttatgataGTCATGCATACTGAAGCTAATTGGGAGTTATCTTAGAACTATTTTTGTAACACAGCCAATTAAGTTAACAATGAACAGGCTCAAATAATATAAATCATgcattttaatgatattcattagTGAATTACTTTTCTTACTCACCTTTTGAGTATTGGGTCTGCTGTGGTACAGGAGCTCTGTATGTTGGGATAGATGCTGATTACTTGTCTGGGATCCCAGTTCTCGAATAACATTTGGGAGCTGCTCCTTTGTTGTTCTACAGATTATGAAATGAACTCTCTCACCACTGGCCTGATAAccataaaaataaaacatttacttGTGGGTTACCTTATACACTATTCATTAACGCTTAAAATGAAAACATTTCAGAAGGGATTAAGAACAAGGGAATCCAGAAATTGTGTGTCCAATAAGTTGGCCTTTTAACTCCAAAGTTTGATAAAAATCAGCCTAAGTTGTGATGAACGTATTTTCTGTTTACTGTAAGTACCCTATTTAAAATGAAATTAAGCAGTACCAATTCAGATCCTAATGGATGTACGCCGACACCGCAAAAGGtcagaggggaggtggtggtgtaatggtattgtcactgggctagtaatccagggacccaggataaTGTAAAAGCAAATTGCCAGAATATGAAAcaagaatagaaaatgctggaaaatctcagcaggtctgacagcacctgtggagagagaacagagctaacgtttcaagtctggatgactcccatggaagaatacaaaaaaaaatctttaattcAGGAATCTGATCAATTTCCAAAGCCTGGCAGTGCCCGTCAACGTTATCTTCCTGGTGGGGAGTCTGGGATGAGCCGGAGTCAGGGATGCTGCTTCCTGCAGCAGTCCTGAGCTGGAGATGGAGACAAACAGATGGTCagatggccaggttaaaaaaccCACCTCTGTTTGCTGGGACATCAGTCTAGTTCTGGAGAGGAGTAAGTGGCCCCTAACGCCCTGCTCTCTCAACTGTAAACCCACTCCACATCCCCTCGTCAACCCTCACTCCCATAATCCCCCACTCTGTAATGCTCCACCCTCCATACTCGCCTCAATtcccctcctccccattcccAATCACTCGGTATCTTCTATACACAGAACTCACAGGCCCTATTATAGCATGGGAGGCTTCTGAGTAgctcataaaactgtcaaaatAAAGTCATTCAAAATTCACTTAAATGTATTATTCTCCTATCTGCTCATAAAACTGACAAAATAACCAATCTCGCAGTTCCCTTGACAGCCTTATAAGCAAACTCTGCTAAGTTAAATCCATTTATCGTTATGCATATCAACTTGATTCAATTCAAAAACCGCTATCAACAAATCTTCCAGAGCCAAATGCCTTTGAAAACAATCAGAAGTTCAGCCATCTGTCCAAGTTTTGAAACAGTCAAACATATGTCTGAACTGAATTTCAATAAAACCATGAAAGCATTGGAGACACCTGACACAGTCAAATCTGAATTTCAATATTGTGTAATGTAGAAGAACATGATGGATAATGTATTTTAATGCATCGGAAGACTTTTTCACTTTAATAATGCTATTCAATTTAATGGTCACTtaccttttttaaaatcagcctgAGCCATCAATCACTGTATGAAATAGATATATTACTTATCAGACAGCATTTCATTATGACATGTGAATTTGGCAACACCTTTTGCACTTATTTGTCATACAGTTCCTGACTCCAAACCAGATTCCCCCATGGTTCACTACACCTCTTAGCTGGTATGTACAGCATCACCTTCAAAAACCACGACTCCATGAAAATTGAAGGGATTCTGAAATGTTCACTTTCACGATGGAACTGGCAATATCAGGACAGCTGGATACAGACACGTCCCTTATCCATACTGTTCAAAACTGCCAGTGACAGGAAGGGGTGTGGGAATTCCAGAATCAGTCGCTGCCTGACATTTTTAAAGCCTGACCAATGTGGCTGGCCCCACATTGATTCGGGAAAATCCAGCCTGAAGTTTCCACTTATAAAGCACACTTATTTTAATTCTAACAATATATTTTGGCTTGTTTTCCGGGTACTTCTGCTTCTTGAACCTTTACCCTTTGAAACTAAAATAAATACAATTaggaagaaaggaaaataatCTATGCTGCAGGTATTTCAGAATCTAGCAACCAGTACAGACTTATTGAAAGTAAATGATCTGAACCAGAGTGATCCAAGCAGTACGATCACACTGTGCAGAAGGAGTTGCACTGCTGATGTCAGGCTGGTATACATAGTTAGGACAGAGGGGAGGAGAGCTTCGCTCTGTATCTGTTTTATACGATCCACCATCCCAATGGTTGGTTGGTGTCAAACAGCACATCCCTTTGGCTGTTTGCAACAGGCAGAGTTGACTGCactcaaccagcctgtgcttgtaaaacatcgggcccgattttaccatatgggcagacttgaatctgggagtgtttcagatctgacttttgacCCGGTCTCCGgtgtccccatacgcactctgcttggaaaaaaaatcagtgattccaaatcgcgctgcagaagcctgtgggtggggcttatcgtgcccgaaacactgcaaactccgatcggagccttcaactgcgcatgcacagtaaaaaaatagaaaaacgctcccctgccacatcgctcctgggacggataatgcctccctcctggcccccacagacattgccccacccccacaacataactgacccccttatcccccccacccaaccGATTGCGGCCTcctgccctccttcccccccccaccaattgcatgcagagtggcagtggactcccccttcccccccccaccaatcgcacgcagagtggcagcagacccccccgcctcccttgccccctcccctgctccccccaccagagagccatctgacccgcctccctcccacacctgagagtgatctgacccacctcccccccaccagagagccatctgacctgagtcagagagccaccggaagctctgaacttacctcctcagaagctggagtgcccgaaatggacctttgcggaccatatcTATtttgtgctgaatctggacgggcaaacatggtggtaaagggagaagtgctCGTATAGTTGGGCGTCAAGcccattaattaaatttaaatgcattaaaatgcatttaaattgctgttgcgCCCTTTCCAGGCACGATCCTGATTGCCACCAtcttcagccattggtaaagggggaactggcgtggaggcgggtgcggatcgtgctactcactTCAAGcccaactttatcaagttttcgcacccgaatacgggcgcaatgtgatggtaaaaccgggcccatagtgtccaacattaggTGTAATTCTGGAATTTGACACGCAtgttaaacaatcctgattgtgctaagaattgcACTGAAAACCAATTCAAAATTATTTGTTGGGATCGCAGGGCAGCTCACGTATgcatgctagaagctacatatattcatgaACAGGGCCCTGGCTTTTGCAAATAGATAGAACATGTCCACACACTGTGCCTTTTTCAACTAAGCAAAAGGTTGGGCGACAGTCACTCCCTGGTGCATTCCTCATGGCAATGTCTCTACCGATCAAACTCCTCTTGCTAGCCAATgagcaccctcttctcatgcagcataaattgtcgttgtcctttgagatttggtattcttgcgaatctGTCCTGATAAGCACCAGATGAAAAGCtgtgacagcatgtctcttttttcagcacaAATGTAATTAGTACTACTTGACTGCTTCCACAAAATATTACCATAGTGGCAGTTATGTAAGTTTGGAGTTTGATTCATGAGTTGTTCATGAATTGTCTTTGATTTGGAATACAAATATTTGTTTTGTAAGGAATCAAGTACTTGAAGGGATTTAATATTGAATGGGCTTTTATCAATGGAAATGTCTCTTTTATATACAGTGAAGTCTGTAATATATATTTGGAAATTTTTTTTTCATCTCAGCATGACTCCTGAGGTCTGCTCATGGTAGATACTGGGTTTGTTGGCATAGAGGATGTGAGGGTAAAGAGTGGTGGATGGGAACATGGGTCGACATATGGGCTTTAGACAGCCATGGGGTGGAGAGAGTGGCATTGGTTGACATAGAGGGTATGAGCGGCCATGGTGGTGTAGAGGGACTTACGTTGGCATGGTGTGTGGGGGTAAGAGGATGATGGCTAGAAGGTGGTAATTTGTTTTAGCATTTTCATtataactgggacaaagtcccagagcaCTGTGGCAGCCTTTGCATTGCTTCCAGGGGCAGCGGGCCAGACTCCAGTATGCACCCACATCCTGAGCAAAACTCCAGTTCTGACCCCCAAGTTGGGTTTGTAGAGTCGGGAAATTGGGTATAGAAATTTGAGTCTAGCACTTAGTGCTAGATATTCAGCATTCCAGCCACTAGCACTCATATCTCTCAGCTTGATGAGCTATGCTAAAAAGAAAAAGTGAAGGTTAAAAACTTCAAACAATAGTTGCATTGTGCTTTGCTTTATGACGTCATTACTCTGTCTAATTTGAAATTAAATGATATTTTTGTAAAGCTTCCAATGACACAAAATTATTCTCAAGTTTTATTGTTACATTTCTTCAAGCTACAGCTACAAGTAGCACTATAACATGGAGGCTAACATGCAATTTCGAGCCAAATATTTGACTATATACCAATATTACTGATGCACTAAAATAAATGTACCTGTATAATTTGTGCAGCATGTTCGGGCGTTCCATGCTTCAGGTCATGTCCATTTATGGCAAGCACCTGATCATTGCTGCACAGCCTTCCATCCTGAGCAGCCAAACCACCTTCCAGAAGGTCCAGTATGAAGATGCCTGCTTCATCTGTTCTACGAACCAATTTAATACCAAGTTGCTCACTAGAGTCCCTTTTAAGCAAAGTCACATGAAACCCATCTTCTCGTATACAGCTGTTATCAGGGTGGATATTTGTTCGACCAAAGCGTCTCTCCCTTAGAACAGTGAGATGTAGAGCAAAGCAGGGTTGTGAAAACACAGACCTAGCATAGTTGTGAGGTACATTGCTGATATCAACACCATTCACCTGAAATAAAATAGAAATGGCTGCAACACTCACTGTATTTTATATTAAAGGACATAAAAAATATAGAATGATTGGCACAAAACATATATTTCCTGACATTTATTGTATGACTGAAGCCATACAAGGACATCACATGTCAAATATGCACAGTCTAAAGGCAGACCCTTGGTTCATTTTCTGCTGATGCTTTGCCCTGAGCCCTTTTTTTGGTagtttttgtcagtggtggtttgccattgccttccactcccagggacagagggaggaggcaggtcccaagacaacctcagccagaatgggaattgaacctgcactgttgaaACTGTTCTGAACCACATGCTAGCCATCCAGCCAATTGAGTGGACAATCAGCCAAACATTAGCAAATCTACATCCTCCAACTTTTAGATGGGAACGTAAGCAATGAGGAAGATATAAAGAGACTTCAAAGAGATACAGGCAGGTTGGgtaagtgggcaagaacatggctaaTTGTATGCAATGTGTCaaggtgtgaagttatccactgtgTAGCACAGAAAATAACTATATCTATATCAGTGTTAGTTGTCCAAGAAAAGTCAGGTATTTTCTCTAATGGGCAACCAATCTGCAACAGCAGTTTAATGGCAGACAAAGTTGTAAATTTATCTCTTGGATTCTTCATTTTAACAATGACCTTTGGATCCAAATCTTGTGTACAGGAAAATGAGAACAAATTCAACAAATGCACAATTATATAGTATACATACTCTCTGAGGCACACATATAAACCACCAGTCCTGTAATGCTTAAAAATCAAATGCATCATTGCTGGAGATTCAAAGTTGTTCTGTATGTTAAAATATCACATTTGATCTTATAGCTTAGACATGTTTTCATTATAATGCCAATATTGTTTGAACAAAATTCTTTTGGTCAGATTTCCTCAGGTTTAGTGAAATAATCTTCAATTCAAGTTTAGAAAAATTGATTTAATGGACACCATATTTTTTGACAAAGTACGGCATCTATAAATAAGTATGTGAATGAGATTAATTCTGTAGCTTGCTAGTTATGGAGATTTAATAATTCAGATGTCTCTCACCTCCTGATGTTATTCAATTGCAGAAAGGGTCTAATCTGAGTTATTGCTTCAAGTAACAATTTGCTGACAAAGTAATTTCCAACTGAGTGGGTCCCTGGTAAGCCCAGATATTCAAAATGACAGCTCACCATAATGAGAAAGAATAGTTCCAGCATTCCAAGAAACATTCAAAGGAATTATTTTCACTTACTTAGCCAGGAATTGGTGAGAACAGTTTGGGTGGAGAAAGTATACTTTACAAAACACAGCAATAATGTAACAATTTATCTGCATCTTATATAGCCTAGTTATTTTGAAACAAATCAAATTAGATACACAAACGATTTTTAGTTTATTACCTGCAATATTTGGTCACCAGAAAGAAGCCTTCCATCTTTTGCAACAATACCATCTCGATAAACTTCCTGAATTACAATATTTATCAAAGGAGTTTCATTTCCACCTACGATGCTCAGGCCAAGCTCCATATAGGGATTGGCCCTATGGATTTCAATACTGGTAATCTCTCCATCAGGCAGACCAGGTTGGTTTGGTCGTGCTgcaatgaaaaaaaaatacacGTAAGTGCACTTAAATCATTAACACAAATTTCCAATTCATTATCAATCAGTAATTCAGAAACTTTTATTATATAAATGTTCATACACGTATAGTTCAGTCACATAACAAAACACATTTTCTGAGATGGTGGGCAGTTTGTGTTTTTCCACAAATTGCTTCCTCTTCTTAGGGTGTtcagaaatgtacataaaagccTGATTTTTTTCCAAGGGGAGGAAATGAAGGTTAAGGTATCAATTATCAAAGGAGAAAATCTATACTCACATGCAAGAGTGCGAGATAAAGAATTCTGTTTGAGACTAAAGAGGGAGAGCAGGATTAATAAAGCTATTGGAATAGAAGAAGCTACGGTGAAATAAGTAGGACAAAAATACCATTAGAAGAGGAA
The sequence above is drawn from the Mustelus asterias chromosome 10, sMusAst1.hap1.1, whole genome shotgun sequence genome and encodes:
- the lnx2a gene encoding ligand of Numb protein X 2a, with protein sequence MSTTNGDVNPEEQESPLNPLCFECGQQHWTRENHLYNYQHEMDDDLVCHICLQPLLQPLDTPCGHTFCHKCLRNFLREKNFCPLDRKRLHFKLCKRSSILVHKLLDKLLVLCPFESDCQEVMQRCDLEAHLKHRCPGASNHRAALELQGTCRLQTETRSDRSTVAGQPLHAPSDTDQLQIETTTVGYSVASATPVCVDEHGLDNPAFEGSTEENSIHPMDIQPNRPKRQLTNSNIYLHRANSTASWDLHDELQSPTTEEARPNQPGLPDGEITSIEIHRANPYMELGLSIVGGNETPLINIVIQEVYRDGIVAKDGRLLSGDQILQVNGVDISNVPHNYARSVFSQPCFALHLTVLRERRFGRTNIHPDNSCIREDGFHVTLLKRDSSEQLGIKLVRRTDEAGIFILDLLEGGLAAQDGRLCSNDQVLAINGHDLKHGTPEHAAQIIQASGERVHFIICRTTKEQLPNVIRELGSQTSNQHLSQHTELLYHSRPNTQKDLSQCVTCQEKQINVKKNPHESLGMTVAGGRGSKNGELPIFVTSVQPHGCLYREGRIKRGDVLLSINGIDLTCLSHSEAVDTLKTSATSPVVILKALEVQTIEEQGQAAEEQLSTNNENEYDTVWSPSWVMWLGLPSSLHSSHDIVLRRSNSGSWGFSIVGGYEENHCNQPFFIKTIVFGTPAYYDGRLRCGDMIVAVNGLSTAGMSHSALVPMLKEQRNKVTLTVISWPGSLI